A single Rhodothermales bacterium DNA region contains:
- a CDS encoding vitamin B12-dependent ribonucleotide reductase, producing MPEARTSELSKGLSIDRVFSTEGQDPFDSLAWDTRDAVIKNHTGTAIFEQKNVEFPVTWSQLATNVVASKYFYGELSKNGKDPSKGGREHSLRQLVHRVTRTISDWGTEQGYFATKEDGERFYDDLTWLCVNQYGAFNSPVWFNVGLHHQYGVKDTGGKTIFGWDEKQGKVVPVDPYVRPQASACFIISVNDSIDDIWQLMGESARLFKFGSGVGADWSKLRSSREKLSGGGTPSGPVSFMKVQDATGGTIKSGGKTRRAAIMQTLKVWHPDIMEFVEAKQEEEKKAWALIEQGYDGSFNGPAYGSVAFQNVNQSVRVTDEFMAAADAGTDYALRSVKSGETVDTMSASAVLEKISEGTHVCGDPGVQYEDTIQKWHTCKNTDAINSSNPCSEYMFLDNSACNLASLNLRKFQDENGVFDVERFRAASRVFITAMEILVDNAGYPSAKVAENSHLFRPLGLGFANLGALLMSMGLPYDSDEGRAVAGAIMAIEHSEAYARSAEIAANKKIGPFDGFAENREPFLEVMRMHRDAVNTIDASCPEHLLKAAHESAARMVELGEQYGYRNAQSTVLAPTGTIGFMMDCDTTGVEPDIALVKYKLLAGKGDGMLKIVNRTVPEALSRLGYKKKQIQEILAFVEENDTIEGAPGLKDEHLPVFDCAFKPFKGTRSIHHMGHIKMMAATQPFISGAISKTVNMPETTTVEEISDAYTQGWKLGLKAIAIYRENSKRSQPLSTSQGGNTKNKEAVAASGDGMAGEEPEVRIVEKVVERVIHRAERHRLPDERPSMTHKFSIAGHEGYLHIGMYPDSGMPGEIFITMAKEGSTISGLMDAFATSISIALQYNVPLEDLCNKFSHMRFEPNGFTNNRQIPIAKSIMDYIFRYLSLKFLGIPKEEPVKEEPVANEPAVDLEQIDMFSAPKQEVDPLVGNTVDLFLKHTSTETTTVTHTETETLTFNNQEDAPPCANCGSITVRAGACYSCPNCGNTSGCG from the coding sequence ATGCCCGAAGCCCGCACCTCCGAACTCTCCAAAGGACTCTCCATCGACCGCGTTTTTTCCACGGAAGGCCAGGACCCTTTCGACTCCCTTGCCTGGGACACACGCGACGCCGTCATCAAGAATCACACGGGAACGGCCATCTTCGAACAGAAGAACGTCGAATTCCCGGTCACGTGGAGTCAGTTGGCCACGAATGTGGTGGCCAGCAAGTACTTCTACGGGGAGCTTTCGAAGAACGGAAAGGACCCGTCCAAGGGCGGCCGTGAGCATTCGCTCCGCCAGTTGGTCCACCGGGTTACGCGGACCATTTCGGATTGGGGCACGGAGCAGGGTTATTTCGCCACGAAGGAGGACGGTGAGCGATTCTATGACGACCTGACGTGGCTGTGTGTCAATCAGTACGGCGCCTTCAACAGCCCGGTCTGGTTCAACGTCGGCCTGCATCACCAGTACGGCGTGAAGGACACGGGCGGGAAGACCATTTTCGGCTGGGACGAGAAGCAAGGCAAGGTGGTGCCGGTGGATCCCTACGTGCGCCCGCAGGCATCGGCCTGTTTCATCATTTCGGTCAACGACTCGATTGACGACATCTGGCAACTCATGGGCGAAAGCGCCCGGCTGTTCAAGTTCGGCTCGGGCGTCGGCGCCGATTGGTCGAAACTGCGCTCCTCCCGCGAAAAACTGTCCGGTGGCGGCACGCCATCCGGTCCGGTCTCCTTCATGAAGGTGCAGGATGCCACGGGCGGCACCATCAAGTCGGGCGGCAAGACCCGCCGCGCGGCCATCATGCAGACCCTGAAGGTCTGGCATCCGGACATCATGGAGTTCGTGGAGGCCAAGCAGGAGGAAGAGAAGAAAGCCTGGGCCCTCATTGAACAGGGATACGATGGATCGTTCAACGGCCCGGCCTACGGCAGCGTGGCTTTCCAGAATGTGAACCAGTCGGTTCGCGTAACGGACGAGTTCATGGCAGCGGCCGATGCCGGCACCGACTATGCACTCCGGTCCGTGAAGTCGGGGGAGACGGTCGATACGATGAGCGCATCGGCCGTCCTCGAGAAGATCTCGGAAGGTACGCACGTGTGCGGCGACCCCGGCGTCCAGTACGAGGACACCATCCAGAAATGGCACACCTGCAAAAACACGGATGCGATCAATTCGAGCAATCCGTGCAGTGAGTACATGTTCCTGGACAACTCGGCCTGCAACCTGGCCAGCCTGAACCTGCGCAAGTTCCAGGATGAGAACGGCGTGTTCGACGTGGAGCGCTTCCGCGCTGCCAGCCGGGTGTTCATCACGGCCATGGAAATCCTGGTCGACAACGCCGGCTACCCGTCGGCCAAGGTGGCCGAGAACTCGCATCTGTTCCGCCCGCTGGGTCTCGGCTTTGCCAACCTCGGCGCCCTGCTCATGTCCATGGGTCTGCCCTACGACAGCGACGAAGGCCGCGCCGTGGCCGGTGCCATCATGGCCATCGAGCATTCCGAAGCCTACGCCCGGAGCGCCGAAATCGCCGCGAACAAGAAGATCGGACCGTTCGACGGATTTGCGGAGAACCGCGAGCCGTTCCTGGAGGTCATGCGCATGCATCGCGATGCAGTGAACACTATTGATGCCAGCTGCCCGGAACACCTCCTGAAGGCGGCACACGAGTCCGCGGCCCGCATGGTCGAGCTCGGCGAGCAGTACGGCTACCGCAACGCGCAGTCCACGGTTCTGGCCCCGACGGGGACCATCGGATTCATGATGGACTGCGACACGACCGGCGTGGAGCCCGACATTGCCCTTGTCAAATACAAGCTGCTCGCCGGCAAGGGCGACGGCATGCTGAAGATCGTGAACCGCACGGTGCCCGAGGCCCTCTCGCGCCTCGGCTACAAAAAGAAGCAGATCCAGGAAATCCTGGCCTTCGTGGAAGAGAATGACACCATCGAGGGAGCCCCGGGCCTGAAGGACGAGCACCTGCCCGTCTTCGACTGTGCCTTCAAGCCGTTCAAGGGGACCCGCTCCATCCATCACATGGGGCACATCAAGATGATGGCGGCGACGCAGCCGTTCATTTCCGGGGCCATCTCCAAGACGGTCAACATGCCGGAGACGACCACGGTCGAAGAGATTTCCGATGCCTACACGCAGGGTTGGAAGCTCGGGCTGAAGGCCATCGCCATCTACCGCGAGAACTCGAAGCGCAGCCAGCCGCTGTCCACCTCACAGGGTGGCAACACCAAGAACAAGGAAGCGGTAGCGGCATCCGGCGACGGCATGGCCGGGGAAGAGCCGGAAGTCCGCATTGTCGAAAAGGTCGTGGAGCGGGTCATCCACCGCGCCGAGCGCCATCGCCTGCCCGATGAGCGTCCGTCCATGACGCACAAGTTCTCGATTGCCGGACACGAAGGCTATCTGCACATCGGCATGTATCCCGACTCCGGCATGCCGGGCGAGATCTTCATTACGATGGCCAAGGAAGGCTCCACGATCTCGGGATTGATGGATGCGTTCGCGACGTCCATCTCGATTGCCCTGCAGTACAACGTGCCGCTGGAAGACCTGTGCAACAAGTTCTCGCACATGCGCTTCGAACCGAACGGGTTCACGAACAACCGGCAGATCCCGATTGCCAAGTCCATCATGGACTACATCTTCCGCTACCTGTCGCTGAAGTTCCTCGGCATTCCGAAGGAGGAGCCGGTAAAGGAAGAGCCTGTGGCCAATGAGCCTGCGGTGGACCTGGAACAGATCGACATGTTCTCGGCTCCGAAGCAGGAGGTGGACCCACTGGTCGGCAACACGGTGGACCTGTTCCTGAAGCACACGTCCACGGAGACGACCACGGTCACGCATACCGAGACGGAGACGCTGACGTTCAACAACCAGGAAGATGCCCCTCCGTGCGCCAATTGCGGCAGCATCACGGTCCGCGCGGGGGCGTGCTACTCCTGCCCGAACTGCGGGAATACGTCCGGGTGCGGGTGA
- a CDS encoding HD domain-containing protein: MNVSLGHLFEELPYARLLKDVGRVARSLSIDVYAVGGVVRDVLLNRPTTDIDFVTVGPDSGIRLARAVADEIGGVTANVYPNFGTAGIRARGLVLEFVAARKESYARDSRKPDVEAGTLEDDLFRRDFTINALAIHLWPDRFGELVDPHGGVSDLGKGVLRTPLDPVTTFDDDPLRIVRAARFAAQLAFEIDPDTFAGMADRAARMDIVSPERITTELQKIVACRTPSVGFRLLYECGVLGRVFPELVDLQGVETVDGVRHKDNFFHTLQVLDNLVDAVADRPAEDTEWLRWAALLHDIGKPATKRFTPGIGWSFHSHEERGARMVPGVFRRLRLPTDERMKYVQKLVRLHHRPVSLVDEDVTDSAVRRLLFDAGEEIDDLMTLVRADITSKNPKRVRRYLRAFDSVEEKFREVEEKDHLRNFQPPIDGLEIMETLDLKPGRAVGDIKNAIREAILDGDIPNEYEAARAYMMQIKDDLLS, translated from the coding sequence ATGAACGTTTCCCTTGGCCACCTCTTTGAAGAACTGCCCTATGCCCGCCTGTTGAAGGATGTGGGCCGGGTGGCCCGATCCCTGTCCATTGACGTGTACGCGGTGGGCGGCGTAGTGCGAGACGTTCTGTTGAACCGACCGACCACGGACATCGATTTCGTGACGGTCGGGCCGGATTCGGGCATCCGCCTGGCCCGCGCCGTGGCGGACGAAATCGGCGGTGTCACCGCCAACGTGTACCCCAATTTCGGGACCGCAGGCATCCGGGCGCGGGGACTGGTACTGGAGTTCGTGGCGGCGCGGAAGGAATCCTACGCCCGGGACTCCCGCAAGCCGGACGTGGAGGCCGGCACGCTGGAAGACGACCTCTTCCGGCGGGATTTCACCATCAATGCGCTGGCCATCCACCTCTGGCCCGACCGGTTCGGCGAACTCGTGGATCCGCATGGGGGCGTGTCGGACCTGGGCAAGGGCGTGCTCCGGACACCCCTCGATCCCGTCACCACCTTCGACGACGATCCCCTCCGGATTGTGCGGGCGGCGCGATTCGCCGCCCAGTTGGCGTTTGAAATCGACCCCGACACCTTCGCGGGCATGGCGGATCGCGCCGCCCGCATGGACATTGTCAGTCCGGAACGCATTACGACCGAACTGCAGAAGATCGTGGCCTGCCGGACGCCCTCAGTGGGTTTTCGTCTGCTGTACGAGTGTGGCGTGCTGGGCCGCGTGTTCCCCGAACTCGTAGACCTGCAAGGCGTCGAGACGGTGGACGGCGTGCGCCACAAGGACAACTTCTTCCACACCCTGCAGGTGCTGGACAACCTGGTGGATGCCGTTGCCGACCGGCCGGCCGAAGACACCGAGTGGCTGCGCTGGGCCGCGCTGCTCCACGACATCGGCAAGCCGGCCACAAAGCGCTTCACGCCGGGGATCGGCTGGAGCTTCCACTCCCACGAGGAGCGGGGGGCCCGCATGGTGCCGGGCGTCTTTCGTCGCCTGCGCCTGCCGACGGACGAGCGCATGAAGTACGTCCAGAAGCTGGTGCGTCTGCATCACCGGCCCGTATCGCTGGTGGACGAGGATGTGACGGACTCGGCGGTGCGGCGCCTGCTGTTCGACGCCGGCGAGGAAATCGACGACCTCATGACGCTGGTCCGCGCGGACATCACGTCGAAGAACCCGAAACGGGTGCGCCGTTACCTGCGGGCGTTCGACAGCGTGGAGGAGAAATTCAGGGAGGTGGAGGAAAAGGACCACCTGCGGAATTTCCAGCCGCCGATTGATGGCCTCGAGATCATGGAAACCCTGGACCTGAAGCCCGGGCGCGCCGTGGGCGACATCAAGAATGCCATCCGCGAAGCCATACTGGACGGCGACATCCCGAACGAGTACGAAGCCGCACGCGCCTACATGATGCAGATCAAGGACGATCTCCTTTCTTGA
- a CDS encoding DUF411 domain-containing protein, whose translation MKKLLVVVFSLGLLAVASVLLFTNVDSSAAQTKMVVYKSPSCGCCTTWVDYMVDAGFEVEVHDTDDMNTVKAEHGVTRNVSSCHTALIDGYVLEGHVPAEDVTRLLVERPAVLGLAVPGMPIGSPGMEQGDPANYDDYDVVTFDGQGRTEVFRHVTN comes from the coding sequence GTGAAAAAGCTGCTCGTCGTCGTTTTCAGCCTGGGCCTCCTGGCCGTCGCTTCCGTGCTTCTGTTCACCAACGTGGACTCCTCAGCCGCCCAGACCAAAATGGTCGTTTACAAATCGCCGTCATGCGGATGCTGCACCACATGGGTCGACTACATGGTGGATGCGGGCTTCGAGGTGGAAGTGCACGACACCGACGACATGAACACGGTGAAGGCCGAGCACGGCGTGACCCGCAACGTGTCGTCCTGCCACACCGCGCTGATTGACGGATACGTGCTGGAAGGCCACGTTCCGGCCGAGGACGTCACGCGTCTTTTGGTCGAGCGACCGGCCGTTCTGGGCCTGGCCGTGCCGGGCATGCCCATCGGATCGCCCGGCATGGAGCAGGGTGACCCGGCCAACTACGACGACTACGACGTGGTCACGTTCGACGGCCAGGGCCGCACGGAAGTTTTCCGCCATGTGACCAACTGA
- a CDS encoding trypsin-like peptidase domain-containing protein — protein sequence MDAIVLDHLHGVHRGTRTRLDESVELIGTGANATIHFPARLAPQVHEFHGTLTRQGDDYLFAVEPAAVVRVNDRPFSGGMLSDGDLIELGEGGPIMRYRHIPVDRTTTFKSLRDVMSDTVDAARIRSTTPAGVAARIATELPIEMIARSAPGTRVVSAVLLALLVVAVAWLGLRTLQIERAISDQSVEFAEALSLFRPEGSVSTEELQRLRDDLQSTSERLGAIENTSMGAILERVSGSIVFVQGAYGFRDPSGRELRLMLDANGNVLRDPRGQPLASPTAEGPVFTQQYTGTAFVVSGEGLLVTNRHVAIPWEFDPAAARAMESGLTPFMHRLIGYVPGRGEAFDVTLATASDVADVALLRSELDSTMAPPIPLAEAGPALGDRVLVLGYPTGIRALLARTDPVFVNALLDRRPQPDFWDVAAALSDGGHMGPLISEGIVGQITSAAVVYDAATTHGGSGGPVLNAQGEVVAVNAAIVPEFGGANQGVPVSEVRKLLP from the coding sequence ATGGATGCCATCGTCCTGGACCACCTGCACGGGGTGCATCGCGGCACGCGTACGCGTCTCGATGAATCCGTGGAGTTGATAGGTACCGGGGCGAACGCCACCATCCACTTCCCGGCCCGGCTGGCACCCCAGGTGCACGAGTTCCACGGAACGCTCACGCGCCAGGGGGATGACTACCTGTTCGCCGTCGAGCCGGCGGCCGTGGTGCGCGTGAATGACCGGCCGTTTTCCGGGGGGATGCTCTCCGACGGCGACCTGATCGAGCTTGGCGAGGGCGGACCGATCATGCGGTACCGGCATATTCCGGTAGACCGGACGACCACCTTCAAGTCGCTGCGCGATGTGATGTCCGATACGGTGGATGCGGCGCGCATCCGCTCGACGACGCCGGCGGGCGTGGCTGCCCGGATTGCCACGGAACTGCCCATTGAAATGATTGCCCGGAGCGCGCCGGGGACACGCGTGGTGTCGGCGGTGCTCCTGGCGCTGCTGGTGGTGGCCGTAGCGTGGCTCGGCCTGCGTACGCTGCAGATTGAACGGGCCATTTCGGACCAGTCCGTCGAATTCGCGGAGGCCCTGAGCCTGTTCCGGCCGGAGGGATCCGTCAGCACCGAGGAACTCCAGCGGTTGCGGGACGACCTCCAGAGCACGTCTGAACGGCTGGGCGCCATTGAGAACACGTCGATGGGCGCCATCCTGGAGCGGGTTTCCGGGTCCATTGTGTTCGTGCAGGGCGCGTACGGGTTCCGCGATCCATCGGGTCGGGAACTCCGCCTCATGCTGGATGCGAACGGCAACGTGCTGCGCGATCCCCGCGGGCAACCGCTGGCATCGCCCACCGCCGAGGGCCCGGTGTTCACCCAGCAGTATACCGGAACGGCATTCGTGGTATCGGGCGAGGGTCTGCTGGTAACCAACCGCCACGTGGCCATTCCGTGGGAGTTCGATCCGGCGGCCGCCCGGGCCATGGAATCGGGGTTGACGCCCTTCATGCACCGCCTCATCGGGTATGTGCCGGGACGGGGCGAGGCTTTCGACGTGACGCTGGCGACGGCCTCCGATGTGGCCGACGTGGCCCTCCTGCGGTCGGAGCTCGACAGTACGATGGCGCCCCCCATTCCATTGGCCGAGGCAGGCCCTGCGCTGGGTGACCGGGTCCTGGTCCTGGGCTACCCGACGGGCATCCGTGCGCTCCTGGCCCGGACCGATCCGGTCTTTGTCAATGCGCTGCTGGACAGGCGGCCGCAGCCGGACTTCTGGGACGTGGCAGCAGCGCTGTCGGACGGCGGGCACATGGGTCCGTTGATTTCAGAGGGCATTGTCGGCCAGATCACGTCGGCCGCCGTGGTCTACGATGCGGCAACCACGCACGGGGGCAGCGGCGGACCGGTGCTCAACGCCCAGGGCGAAGTCGTGGCCGTGAACGCGGCCATCGTGCCTGAATTCGGCGGCGCCAACCAGGGCGTGCCGGTCAGCGAAGTGCGGAAACTGCTGCCCTGA
- a CDS encoding DUF1080 domain-containing protein, with protein sequence MTRLLLSTVLVAMAGCADASNETSNGMDHSTMVQGDTEWITLFDGTSMDAWRGYQQEAMPAGWMIDSTGAMVAHDPGAGNDLVTRETFADFELEFEWMVPAEGNSGVMFRVTEDNDYPWMSGPEYQVLDDMHFSDGEPNKNSAGSNYDVHVPSVRANKPAGEWNTARLVVDGNHVEHWLNGQKVVEYELHSEQWVADRDASKWAQWAETYGMAGEGYIALQGDHTSVAYRNIRVRRL encoded by the coding sequence ATGACGCGACTTCTTCTTTCCACGGTGCTGGTGGCCATGGCCGGCTGCGCTGACGCATCGAACGAAACTTCCAACGGAATGGACCACTCCACGATGGTGCAGGGCGATACCGAATGGATCACGCTGTTTGACGGAACCTCGATGGACGCCTGGCGGGGCTATCAGCAGGAAGCCATGCCCGCGGGCTGGATGATCGATTCGACGGGTGCCATGGTGGCGCACGACCCGGGGGCCGGCAATGATCTGGTAACCCGCGAGACCTTCGCCGACTTCGAGCTGGAGTTCGAGTGGATGGTCCCCGCCGAGGGCAACAGCGGCGTCATGTTCCGCGTGACCGAGGACAACGATTATCCGTGGATGTCCGGGCCGGAATACCAGGTGCTGGATGACATGCACTTCTCGGACGGCGAGCCGAACAAGAACAGCGCCGGATCGAACTACGATGTGCATGTGCCGTCCGTCCGGGCCAACAAGCCGGCCGGCGAGTGGAATACGGCGCGGCTCGTGGTGGACGGCAACCACGTGGAGCACTGGCTGAACGGGCAGAAAGTCGTGGAGTACGAGCTGCATTCAGAGCAGTGGGTGGCCGACCGGGATGCCAGCAAGTGGGCCCAGTGGGCGGAAACGTACGGCATGGCCGGCGAGGGCTACATCGCATTGCAGGGGGATCACACCTCGGTGGCGTATCGCAACATCCGCGTAAGGCGGCTTTAG
- a CDS encoding sugar phosphate isomerase/epimerase family protein: MMTRRDFVRRSAGAVIGASVFPLACGGQTSTGTSAAAGAAAQDPIFRISLAEWSLHKALYAGELTNLDFPRVARADYGIDAIEYVNGFFKDKARDTAYLTELKSICEGEGVTSVLIMCDGEGRLGDPDDLARTTAVENHYRWVEAAKFLGCHSIRVNAASEGDYATQQALAADGLRRLATFGAEHQIGVIVENHGGLSSNGAWLAGVMEQVDHPNCGTLPDFGNFRIAEGEWYDIYQGTEELMPYAKAVSAKSHDFDDAGNERDKDYERLMRIVLDAGYRSYVGIEYEGTERPEPEGIRLTKALLERIRETLTPEYT; encoded by the coding sequence ATGATGACCCGACGCGATTTCGTGCGGCGCTCGGCGGGCGCCGTCATCGGGGCGAGTGTGTTTCCGCTGGCGTGTGGAGGGCAGACCTCCACCGGAACGTCAGCCGCCGCCGGCGCGGCCGCCCAGGACCCGATATTCCGGATTTCCCTGGCCGAGTGGTCCCTGCACAAGGCGCTCTATGCCGGGGAGTTGACCAACCTGGACTTCCCGCGCGTGGCCCGGGCCGATTACGGGATTGATGCCATCGAGTACGTGAACGGGTTCTTCAAGGACAAGGCCCGCGACACGGCCTACCTGACCGAACTGAAATCCATCTGCGAGGGCGAGGGCGTGACGAGCGTCCTCATCATGTGCGATGGCGAAGGGCGGCTCGGCGATCCGGATGACCTCGCCCGGACGACGGCCGTCGAGAACCACTACCGGTGGGTGGAGGCGGCCAAGTTCCTGGGATGCCACTCCATCCGCGTGAACGCCGCAAGCGAAGGCGACTATGCAACGCAGCAGGCGCTGGCCGCCGACGGCCTGCGCCGCCTGGCTACCTTCGGCGCCGAGCATCAGATCGGCGTAATCGTGGAAAACCACGGCGGCCTGTCTTCCAACGGCGCCTGGCTGGCAGGGGTCATGGAGCAGGTGGACCACCCCAACTGCGGCACGCTCCCGGACTTCGGCAATTTCCGGATTGCGGAGGGCGAATGGTACGACATCTATCAGGGCACGGAAGAACTCATGCCCTACGCCAAGGCCGTCTCGGCCAAGAGCCACGACTTCGACGACGCGGGCAATGAACGCGACAAGGATTACGAACGCCTCATGCGGATTGTCCTGGATGCCGGATACCGCTCGTACGTCGGCATTGAATACGAAGGCACGGAGCGGCCGGAGCCGGAAGGCATCCGGTTGACCAAGGCCCTGCTGGAGCGCATCCGCGAGACCCTCACCCCTGAATACACCTGA
- a CDS encoding MFS transporter, protein MTISARLSIMMFLQFFVWGAWYVTIGNYMTAMGMADLTHWPYTVNPIAAIVAPFFLGLVADRYFAAEKVLGVLHVLGGIVMLLTPATTGNPTLFIGMLLAYNLCYMPTLGLTNTLAFHNITDQEKQFPLIRVFGTIGWIAAGLFISFVLVGFAPEGMKPDETALPLYTTAVASVLLGLYSFSLPNTPPQGRGEPMSVRAILGIDAFQTLKGRPFFVFLASSFLLSIPLAAYYNFAPIFVNASGVENVAATLSLGQVSEVVFMLLMPFFFRRLGVKWMLLVGMGAWVLRYALFALAAPDGLFWMIAFGILLHGVCYDFFFVTGQIYVDKKSTAAIRGQAQGMLVLVTYGLGMFIGAQVAGNVFNTFLDGATALEATEWASFWWIPALFAGAIMVLFGLLFNDKVDTSEVKV, encoded by the coding sequence ATGACCATCAGTGCCCGGCTCTCCATCATGATGTTCCTCCAGTTCTTTGTCTGGGGGGCGTGGTACGTCACCATCGGCAACTACATGACGGCCATGGGGATGGCCGATCTGACGCACTGGCCGTACACGGTGAATCCCATTGCTGCCATCGTGGCGCCGTTCTTCCTGGGGCTTGTGGCCGATCGGTATTTCGCGGCCGAGAAAGTGCTGGGTGTACTCCACGTGCTGGGGGGTATCGTCATGCTGTTGACGCCCGCCACCACCGGCAACCCGACCCTGTTCATCGGCATGCTGCTGGCCTACAACCTGTGCTACATGCCGACGCTCGGGCTCACGAACACCCTGGCCTTCCACAATATCACGGACCAGGAGAAGCAGTTTCCGCTCATCCGGGTCTTCGGGACCATCGGCTGGATTGCCGCCGGGCTCTTCATTTCCTTCGTCCTGGTGGGCTTTGCTCCCGAGGGCATGAAGCCCGACGAAACCGCGCTTCCGCTGTACACGACCGCCGTGGCGTCGGTCCTGCTGGGCCTCTACAGTTTTTCGCTGCCGAATACGCCTCCGCAGGGACGCGGGGAGCCGATGTCGGTGCGGGCCATCCTGGGCATCGATGCGTTCCAGACTCTCAAGGGCCGGCCGTTCTTCGTGTTTTTGGCCAGTTCCTTCCTTTTGAGCATCCCGCTGGCGGCGTACTACAATTTCGCCCCCATCTTCGTGAATGCGAGCGGCGTCGAGAACGTGGCGGCCACGCTCAGCCTGGGCCAGGTGTCCGAAGTGGTGTTCATGCTGCTCATGCCGTTCTTTTTCCGGCGGCTCGGTGTGAAATGGATGCTCCTCGTGGGCATGGGCGCATGGGTGCTCCGTTACGCGCTGTTCGCGCTGGCAGCCCCGGACGGCCTGTTCTGGATGATTGCCTTCGGCATCCTGTTGCACGGCGTGTGCTACGACTTCTTCTTCGTGACCGGCCAGATCTATGTCGACAAGAAGTCGACCGCCGCCATCCGTGGCCAGGCGCAGGGCATGCTGGTGCTGGTCACCTACGGACTGGGCATGTTCATCGGCGCCCAGGTGGCCGGGAACGTGTTCAACACGTTCCTGGACGGCGCGACCGCGCTCGAAGCCACCGAGTGGGCCTCGTTCTGGTGGATTCCCGCCCTGTTTGCGGGCGCCATCATGGTGCTGTTCGGACTGCTGTTCAATGACAAGGTCGATACGAGTGAGGTGAAGGTATGA